A portion of the Scylla paramamosain isolate STU-SP2022 chromosome 32, ASM3559412v1, whole genome shotgun sequence genome contains these proteins:
- the LOC135089271 gene encoding armadillo-like helical domain-containing protein 3 has translation MGSKLKPGGVRRHLKEKVVQMYEDLFHGVDPCINNPRFWEDLFLLKPKMSALEGEISRCTSDQLVGLKDNINTLFAKCVQTLAHEHNIRVVNALLTLCSLVRGLYRKMQGDYGFDFINILIGFDAAEEQMQLLLNHCSNFLTGEYCDSLKSLSLKFLLVLATGTDNISQNTVLEYLTINCNFDAVIQLLSHSSTRNQHGPEAVLYLMLMVNYRKHEMTNPYTVNISLLDDELILNGYGQVITASLADFNHKYSAHFMEPHGSGWFASLTSMVGSMFLSEEMATRNEHIKANDSFLLALYEAVHLNRNFITALTTATDPSTPPSPANTLERGSTPPAPDSTETPSPATPVEIETCVQPTNLLVTFLEYCSIVMQDTKTEESLSNVKLCFIIITCIAEDQYCNLLLHDANLVFTVPLHRLPMRHRKVVPERTTHARPLACAVLDVMVEFMMSHMMKKLPIELFLLNVGITHRLLCYQKRNSVRLPYNWKDLWAALIALAKFLVTNEAYLAKKMNIFQLANQVMNIFNLFITYGDTFLSTPSSYDELYYEIMRMHQVFENMYLMSLRYSRTDGDYKESAQKLTNSLGNIRSIINHFTPKLEKWSQEHSISTLTEEQVLEVVRNNYDSLTLKLHDSLDQYEKYAEKPQHANFFANMVRSILSDTRQSIDFSAFENLSILQELSNST, from the exons ATGGGGAGTAAATTAAAGCCGGGAGGTGTCCGAAGGCACctgaaggagaaggtggtgcaGATGTATGAGGATCTGTTCCATGGTGTGGACCCGTGCATCAACAACCCGCGATTCTGGGAGGACCTGTTCCTGCTGAAA CCCAAAATGTCTGCCCTGGAGGGAGAGATCAGCCGTTGCACATCAGACCAGCTGGTGGGACTCAAGGACAACATCAACACACTGTTTGCCAAATGTGTGCAGACGCTGGCTCACGAACACAATATTCGGGTGGTGAATGCCCTCCTg ACACTGTGCAGCTTGGTGCGAGGCCTCTACCGCAAGATGCAGGGTGACTACGGCTTTGACTTCATCAACATCCTCATTGGTTTTGATGCAGCAGAGGAACAAATGCAGCTACTTTTGAATCATTGCTCAAATTTTCTGACCG GTGAATACTGTGACAGCCTCAAATCCCTCAGCCTGAAGTTCTTGTTGGTGCTGGCAACTGGCACAGACAACATCAGCCAGAATACTGTGCTGGAATATCTCACCATCAACTGTAACTTTGATGCAGTGATCCAG CTGCTGAGTCACTCCAGCACCAGGAACCAGCATGGCCCCGAGGCAGTGCTGTACCTCATGCTGATGGTTAACTACCGCAAGCATGAGATGACCAACCCATACACCGTCAACATCTCCCTGCTGGACGATGAACTCATCCTCAATGGCTATGGACAG GTGATCACCGCTTCCCTTGCTGACTTCAACCACAAGTACTCGGCACACTTCATGGAGCCTCACGGATCGGGCTGGtttgcctccctcacctccatgGTCGGCTCCATGTTCCTGTCAGAGGAGATGGCCACTCGCAACGAACATATCAA gGCCAACGATTCCTTCCTTCTAGCGTTATACGAGGCTGTCCATCTAAACCGAAACTTCATCACTGCCCTCACCACTGCTACCGACCCctctacccctccctcccctgccaaCACTCTAGAGCGAGGCAGCACCCCACCAGCCCCGGACTCCACTGAGACACCCAGCCCTGCTACTCCTGTGGAAATTGAGACTTGTGTTCAGCCCACTAACCTCCTTGTCACCTTCTTGGAGTATTG CTCCATAGTGATGCAGGACACCAAGACAGAGGAGAGTCTGAGCAATGTCAAGCTgtgtttcatcatcatcacctgcaTTGCTGAGGACCAGTACTGCAACCTGCTGCTGCATGACGCCAACCTGGTGTTCACTGTGCCCCTCCACCGTCTCCCCATGAGGCACCGCAAGGTGGTGCCGGAGAGGACAACTCACGCCCGCCCCCTGGCTTGCGCTGTGCTGG ATGTGATGGTGGAGTTCATGATGTCACACATGATGAAGAAGCTTCCCATTGAGTTGTTCCTCCTCAATGTCGGCATCACGCACCGCTTGCTGTGCTACCAGAAGAGGAACTCAGTACGGCTCCCCTACAACTGGAAGGACCTGTGGGCTGCCCTCATAGCGTTGGCAAAGTTCCTGGTGACCAATGAGGCATACTTggcaaagaaaatgaacatTTTCCAATTAGCTAATCAG GTCATGAATATCTTCAACTTGTTCATCACCTATGGAGACACTTTCCTGTCCACACCCTCCAGCTACGATGAACTCTACTACGAGATAATGCGCATGCATCAG GTCTTTGAAAACATGTACTTAATGAGCCTGAGGTACTCCAGAACAGATGGTGATTACAAGGAGAGTGCACAGAAACTGACAAACTCCCTAGGCAACATTAG GTCAATCATCAACCACTTCACCCCTAAGCTGGAGAAGTGGAGTCAGGAGCACAGCATCTCTACCCTAACAGAAGAACAG GTCTTGGAGGTGGTGCGGAACAACTATGACAGCTTGACTCTCAAGCTGCATGACAGCCTGGACCAGTACGAGAAGTATGCTGAGAAGCCCCAGCACGCTAACTTCTTTGCAAACATG GTGAGAAGCATCCTCAGCGACACAAGGCAGAGCATAGACTTCAGTGCATTTGAAAACCTCTCCATCCTTCAGGAGCTGAGTAACTCCACGTGA
- the LOC135089270 gene encoding LOW QUALITY PROTEIN: uncharacterized protein LOC135089270 (The sequence of the model RefSeq protein was modified relative to this genomic sequence to represent the inferred CDS: inserted 1 base in 1 codon), translating to MQSVINEFRRWFPSQEGTCGQDGDVMVGHGSGGKGNEEGRSRVKDAVTHLDCIKIGTPPEGMKKAERVPGFNTNIKDTDDYPEMQLKRVNNLSSGGDSGPYGRGEFVKVLPSFPPDSGKRQNNLGREDHEISNLIPSKFLSRSKDEAQKGKECSVTKSPVSPRPPPVNNTANDSYCPAGLLPHSGTLSGRDADPVIATQAPGSTSLGDKHRRPPSESSRLKLNPGKKRQHRSRSFPQSFLTASPATTTTTTTTTTTASTKGKSLPTKLNPENYSEKTIVHWKKECLVSELLRALVKRPDVPAPPTLCPPSPKYFSACSTPVPASPTSPSPPDVPDFLSHATASPTTLPPISSTVPDSRSSIADSFTSVTDSPSPVPDTPSPVRDSSPDAPDTSGWKITNRLPVRRVGNTILSTIAQLFGQLLPKPSPSKTQPLSNTSSGDGLQEDAQEAGGDIVMRRKPSRQRDVKIEEEEDGDFAGVGMRGLASKEIHRKIYVFEEAEVHDSTSDSVPRESISPGTNRVRDLVRMIEDCMKGNTDAAKQANTKIGRLTDEVIQNMRLPLYIPLEWDYDRKQRPENEPIKEEISKGEGEGGGGGNQQDANTLISQSATSKMKENEDQTGIEESDKEAEWKLFAARNMSWRNRRRNSEKEDADKGRRSSEKEKRDEEEQRENEKEREDKPRSQEKNENGDGRRESKRTGEGQRDNENNEKIEIKIVVDEDETESDTDEENVIMRSKPREHPVPFYRYSTLGPRVRQVQNTIYPFCVVRPRTVIISLGVCTETKYINDSFGDGVSESESEDEEDISPAPVPAPAPTPTRQRPATPSRTSRPHSPLSDMDTESKRNSQAVSTEPSDLEDHSSVTTSDIECPEPPVVDSRKDKAYRIALELLHTERTYVKVLHLIDQEFQFRVDNENRAHHMFPPDVILHMFSNIKSIYKLHHDFLLPQLEERMAQWEHNRRIGDIMKNFAPFLKMYTEYVRNFDNAMTLINQWQAKCPRFAAIMDDIHSMEVCGSLTLQHHMLSPVQRIPRYEMLLRDYLKKLPEDSPDCHDTEKALHLVSTAANHANDAMKKIDKFEKLLEIQESLGGAEDLVSPTRELIKEGKIIKISARSGDHQERYIFLLTDLLLLCSPKLMSGRVMSGPQYRLRAKYHVENLIIQEGDNLETANTFYIKDNNKSVELYTQTIEEKEQWLDALFXAIHETSQRKSSLKLHFNPNQRVIDVDLGQKQPMLIRSDSVTKCMECGSQFTMVRRKHHCRACGAVVCSKCSSFKASLAYECGKSVRVCRTCHTTLQELSSSTATPSPEIDEGDECSMYSAKEQLDLPFRNRGVLEVSAKTSGAVMQGFLQLKTHRKTWVKRWFALHTDFVLYSFKCEADDQALTATPVPGFTVTHLQGTRNESGISDKEKERAFKLHHAKKQYIFQAASKDESQRWVAALKKASQAELPSPVQ from the exons ATGCAGAGTGTAATAAATGAGTTCCGAAGGTGGTTCCCTAGCCAAGAGGGAACCTGTGGGCAAGACGGCGATGTGATGGTAGGGCATGGCAGCGGAGGGAAAGGcaacgaggaaggaagaagcagagtgaAAGACGCAGTGACACACCTTGACTGCATTAAGATTGGAACACCCccagagggaatgaagaaagcgGAAAGAGTCCCTGGCTTTAACACAAACATCAAGGACACAGACGATTACCCGGAAATGCAACTCAAGAGGGTGAATAACCTGTCTTCTGGGGGTGACTCCGGACCGTATGGAAGGGGAGAATTTGTGAAGGTActcccgtccttccctcctgaCAGCGGCAAGCGGCAGAACAACCTTGGCCGCGAAGACCATGAAATATCAAACTTGATCCCGAGTAAATTCTTGAGTAGGAGCAAAGACGAGGCTCAGAAAGGCAAAGAGTGCAGCGTCACCAAATCCCCCGTCTCGCCACGGCCGCCGCCAGTAAATAACACTGCAAATGATTCTTACTGCCCTGCTGGCTTGTTACCCCACTCCGGAACATTGAGCGGACGCGATGCGGATCCGGTTATCGCTACCCAAGCACCCGGAAGCACGTCGTTGGGAGACAAACACCGCCGGCCACCCAGTGAATCAAGCAGACTGAAACTGAACCCGGGGAAGAAAAGACAACATCGATCACGTTCCTTCCCGCAAAGCTTCCTCACTGCgtcacctgccaccaccaccaccaccaccaccaccaccaccactgcctccaccaaAGGAAAGTCCCTCCCCACCAAACTAAACCCAGAGAACTACAGTGAAAAGACAATAGTGCACTGGAAGAAAGAATGTCTGGTGTCTGAATTATTACGGGCACTAGTGAAGCGTCCAGATGTTCCTGCTCCGCCCACCTTGTGCCCGCCTTCACCCAAATATTTCTCAGCCTGTAGTACCCCTGTTCCAGCTTCCCCCACTTCGCCCTCTCCTCCCGATGTTCCGGATTTCCTCAGCCATGCCACGGCTTCTCCTACCACTCTCCCGCCCATCTCCAGCACCGTGCCGGATTCTCGCAGCTCTATCGCGGACTCCTTCACCTCTGTTACGGACTCCCCAAGCCCTGTCCCGGATACCCCAAGCCCTGTCAGGGATTCTTCACCCGACGCCCCTGACACATCGGGGTGGAAGATCACAAATAGATTACCCGTGCGAAGAGTTGGTAACACAATACTGAGCACTATTGCACAACTCTTCGGCCAACTTCTTCCCAAGCCATCTCCTTCCAAAACTCAGCCTTTGAGCAACACGTCCAGCGGTGACGGACTGCAAGAGGACGCACAGGAAGCAGGGGGAGACATTGTGATGCGTAGAAAGCCATCGAGGCAGCGGGATGTAAAGatcgaagaggaagaagacggtGACTTTGCAGGTGTTGGTATGAGAGGGTTGGCCAGCAAGGAAATCCACAGGAAGATATATGTGTTCGAGGAAGCTGAGGTTCATGACAGCACTAGTGACTCTGTACCGAGGGAGTCAATATCTCCAGGCACCAACAGAGTACGAGATTTAGTCAGAATGATCGAAGATTGCATGAAAGGCAACACAGACGCAGCAAAACAAGCTAACACAAAAATAGGAAGGCTAACCGACGAAGTTATACAAAATATGAGACTACCACTCTACATTCCCCTGGAATGGGATTACGACAGAAAACAAAGACCAGAAAACGAACCCATAAAAGAGGAGATAtcaaagggagaaggagaaggaggagggggaggaaaccAGCAAGACGCAAACACACTAATCTCACAGTCAGCGACgagcaaaatgaaagaaaatgaagatcaaACTGGCATCGAAGAATCGGACAAAGAGGCGGAATGGAAGCTCTTTGCGGCTCGGAACATGAGTTGGAGAAATAGACGAAGAAACAGCGAGAAAGAGGACgcagataaaggaaggagaagcagcgaaaaggagaaaagagatgaggaggaacagagagaaaacgaaaaggaaagagaagataagccGAGAAGTCAAGAGAAGAACGAGAATGGAGATGGacggagagaaagtaagagaacaggtgaaggacagagagacaacgagaataatgaaaaaatcgAAATTAAGATAGTGGTAGATGAGGACGAAACTGAGAGTGACACTGATGAGGAAAACGTGATTATGAGAAGTAAGCCGAGAGAGCATCCTGTGCCCTTCTACCGCTACTCCACACTGGGGCCGCGGGTACGCCAGGTACAGAACACTATCTATCCATTCTGTGTGGTCAGGCCGAGGACCGTCATCATTAGCCTAGG AGTCTGCACGGAAACCAAGTATATAAACGACTCCTTCGGCGACGGCGTGAGCGAGTCCGAGAGCGAGGATGAGGAAGACATCTCGCCAGCGCCCGTGCCCGCCCCCGCCCCCACGCCCACCCGCCAgcgccccgccacgccctcccGGACATCACGcccccactcccctctctctgacATGGACACTGAGTCGAAGAGGAATTCACAG GCTGTGAGCACCGAACCCTCAGACCTGGAGGACCATAGCTCTGTTACTACCAGCGACATTGAGTGCCCTGAGCCTCCCGTAGTGGACTCCCGCAAGGACAAGGCGTACAGGATTGCCCTTGAACTTCTGCATACTGAGAGGACTTATGTTAAGGTCCTGCATCTCATAGACCAG GAGTTCCAGTTCCGTGTTGACAACGAGAACCGCGCCCACCACATGTTCCCACCTGACGTCATCCTCCACATGTTCTCCAATATCAAGTCCATTTATAAGCTGCACCACGACTTCCTCCTGCCACAATTGGAGGAGCGGATGGCACAGTGGGAGCATAACAGGAGGATAG GTGACATCATGAAGAACTTTGCCCCATTCCTCAAGATGTACACAGAATACGTACGTAACTTTGACAACGCCATGACGCTCATCAACCAGTGGCAGGCCAAGTGTCCACGCTTCGCTGCCATCATGGATGATATTCAT TCCATGGAGGTGTGTGGGAGCCTGACGCTGCAGCACCACATGCTCTCCCCTGTGCAGCGCATCCCCCGCTATGAGATGCTGCTGAGGGACTACCTGAAGAAGCTGCCTGAGGACTCACCAGACTGCCATGATACAGAGA AGGCTCTGCATCTCGTCTCCACGGCAGCTAACCATGCCAATGACGCCATGAAGAAGATAGACAAGTTTGAGAAGCTCCTCGAGATCCAGGAGAGTCTGGGAGGAGCCGAGGACCTTGTGTCTCCCACCAGGGAACTGATTAAGGAGGGGAAGATTATTAAGATTTCAGCCAGATCAGGAGACCATcaagaaagatatatattttta cTGACTGATCTCCTGCTGCTGTGTTCCCCGAAACTGATGAGTGGCCGGGTGATGAGTGGCCCTCAGTATCGCCTCCGGGCAAAGTATCATGTAGAAAACTTAATCATCCAAGAGGGAGACAACCTAGAAACAGCAAATACTTTCTATataaaagacaacaacaaatctGTGGAACTCTACACACA AACcatagaagagaaggagcaatGGCTGGATGCATTAT GTGCAATACATGAAACATCACAACGGAAATCTTCGCTGAAGCTGCACTTCAACCCAAATCAGAGAGTCATAGATGTTGATCTCGGCCAGAAGCAGCCAATGCTCATCCGGTCTGACTCAGTGACTAAGTGCATGGAGTGTGGCAGCCAGTTCACCATGGTGCGCCGAAAGCATCACTGCCGGGCGTGTGGTGCG GTGGTGTGCAGTAAATGTTCCAGTTTTAAGGCGTCCCTTGCTTACGAGTGTGGCAAGAGTGTGCGGGTGTGTCGGACGTGTCACACCACACTGCAGGAactgtcctcctccacagccACACCCTCCCCAGAGATAGATGAGGGTGACGAGTGCTCCATGTACAGTGCCAAAGAACAGCTTGACTTACCCTTTCGCAACAGAGGAGTGCTGGAG GTGTCGGCCAAGACAAGCGGGGCAGTCATGCAAGGCTTCCTTCAGCTCAAGACTCACCGCAAGACTTGGGTCAAGAGATGGTTTGCTTTACACACAGACTTTGTCCTTTACTCCTTCAAGTGCGAGGCTGATGACCAGGCACTCACGGCCACACCGGTGCCAGGATTCACTGTGACACACCTCCAG GGCACGAGGAATGAGAGTGGAATTAgtgacaaggagaaagagagagcattTAAGCTACATCATGCCAAAAAACAATACATATTCCAGGCAGCTTCTAAAGATGAATCTCAAAG GTGGGTGGCGGCCTTGAAAAAAGCATCCCAGGCGGAGCTCCCCTCCCCGGTTCAATGA